The region TCCATCGGCGATTCCATCGGTATCGGTTACAAATATACGAATTACCCGGATATTTCCTGTCCCGTACGGGCGATATGCAAAAAACGGGCAACAAACGTATTCCCTCCTCCGTCGGAGGATCGGAAGCGGAAAATCCGGAGCGGGTCGTCCGCTATCTTGTCCTGTCCGGCATGAAGAAATTCGGTTGGGAAAGCGGCTGGGCCGGCATTGCCCGCCGGAGGGCAGAGTGACGGATCTTCCGTCCGATGAATCGGGATATTTCAGATGGATATGGCCGACCGTTCCAAAAGGATATATATAGGGGAGAATTCGGAAGAGAGGGCTTTGTGTGAAATACGCATGGAATTGTAGATCGATTTGAAAGGATGTTTATTGCCGGTTCTTTTTGTTGTGTAATTCGTTGTGAAAATCGATAAATTCCTTGCCGATTCTCCCTTTTGTGTGTAGACTGTCGGGGAGCCTAATCGCCCGATTGTCACATAATACATGGCAATTTGGACATACGATCAGAATGTTTGCTTCAGTGTCGGGACCATCGTAAGGCTTTCCGAGAGGTTTTATGTGATGTCCTTCCGAATAATAAACACGATGTGCGATTTCCAAACGTGTGCCGCACAGTTGGCATTTGTTGTCGTGGAGGTGTTTTTAAGTCTTTTATGATCTTTATACGTCTTATGATTTGGGCATAGGTGCCGATGCGTCTTTGGGCATGGTCTGTTTCTTCGCTCTCTTCCTGGATGAAAGACCTGTCCGTTAGGTATTTTCGAAATCCCCATCGGCCGTTTCCGATTCCCCGGGCGGAATAGAATAGGTCTGCTTGTCCGGTAAAAGCATCAGAATCGGAAGAGTGCTGTTCAATGGTTCTGCGAACGGAAGCTTTCCAGTTTTTTTTGAGTGAAACGTCCCGTATGCTTGCAACCGATCTG is a window of Gallalistipes aquisgranensis DNA encoding:
- a CDS encoding HNH endonuclease, with the translated sequence MCGTRLEIAHRVYYSEGHHIKPLGKPYDGPDTEANILIVCPNCHVLCDNRAIRLPDSLHTKGRIGKEFIDFHNELHNKKNRQ